A window of the Hordeum vulgare subsp. vulgare chromosome 5H, MorexV3_pseudomolecules_assembly, whole genome shotgun sequence genome harbors these coding sequences:
- the LOC123397383 gene encoding uncharacterized protein LOC123397383: MSDVGLEHDAYHAEEMTPEQLITEEKLSTQYVGINLVCMIEVILGTTGRKQGTSSKAASLPSTESLLCKIWLVSTSRCLRFLERPHFLADGVLSQDPLIRLQFHGDDQILRFYAASQRLVLEVS; encoded by the exons ATGTCGGATGTAGGTCTGGAGCACGATGCATACCACGCGGAGGAAATGACGCCGGAGCAGCTAATCACAGAGGAGAAGCTAA GTACTCAATATGTTGGAATAAATCTGGTTTGCATGATCGAAGTTATTTTAGGAACAACTGGGAGGAAACAAGGCACATCTTCAAAGGCAGCATCCTTACCCTCCACCGAGTCATTGCTCTGCAA GATATGGCTTGTGAGTACCAGCAGATGCTTGAGATTCTTAGAAAGGCCCCATTTTTTGGCAGATGGCGTGCTAAGCCAGGATCCGTTGATTCGTTTACAGTTCCACGGTGATGACCAGATCTTGAGGTTCTATGCTGCATCGCAGAGGCTGGTTCTTGAAGTTTCTTGA